DNA sequence from the Conger conger chromosome 18, fConCon1.1, whole genome shotgun sequence genome:
aaaaagaaaaatggtttCCTTGTACTCTGGTTCACTCATCTAATATAAAATTTTGTCTAAAGCCACTGAAactattcagtgtgacaaatacgCGTTAATACGGAAGATGGGGAAGGAGGCAAAAACTTTTTCACTACACTGTACATTCAGGGCTTCTTCAGAGAGCAGATCAATGCAGCATGATCTGAGGTTTTATTCACATTATTTCAACAGGCAAGAGTGtgctatatttattttttgcatttgttgtttttatcatTTCTCGGCCTCTCAACAGTTTTCAGCCCAGGAAGAAAGCGCGCGGCGGTGATAAAGTTCCCCTCTCTGGGGACGGGGGTTCAGATTTTGGGCAGCTTTGGTGCGGTGATGATGGGGTTGCTCTCCTGCAGGAGGCGGCGGCCGGCCCCTTTGTAGTCGTAGCTGCAGTCGTGGGTCTCTGCATAGCGGTGTGTGGCGCAGAAGTTGTTGCCGCACCTGAAAACGTGGAAAAAGGTGGGATGAGCGAGCCATGTTTTCTTTTCCTGATGAAGACTTATGTTCCTGAACAGCCACGGAATTTCTTACTTTTGCAAAACCTTGCTATGGGACTTTTTAAAAGCTGAATTAAAGACACCAAAAATAGTTATGTATTAATAGCTTTTACTGTATGTTGACGGTACTGAAAACTTTTCATTGCATTGTAACGATATGTCGATGTCAAAACATGTATTCTAGTGTTTGGATGTTGAAATACTGAACAGTTCAAGGTTTGAATGTCGAAGTCTGTATTGCGATAGTGCGGGAGAGAATGAAACTGCTGAGTAGCATTTATGCACTATTGTGACTGCGACAATGTAAATGTTATTCCAGTCTGTTACTCTAGGTGGATAATTGTCACGCACCCGATGAAATCGGGGGGAAGACTATTGATTGGGAGTCGTCAGTTCAGTCGTTCGTTCATCACACTGTTGTACTATGCGCCATTATAACTAAGGACATGCAGTCTCTGTTTGACCGACAGAACAACAAACAAGTACAAGCAGGAACTGTTGGAACACAACATGAAACTTAGTATGGCAAGTTATGAATTTATTtcgtgtttaaatatttatttcgcTTAGTATCATGAAATGACTACACAAGTAGTACTATTTGCTTGTTATACCTTAAAATACAGCCACTAGCAAGTTGTATGCTTTTGAGTACCATGTAACAATATGCATGTAATTACACTGGATCTAATGCTCTTGTTAGAGTGCAATTAGGCAAACACGGTAAAACAGGACATGATGGAAGACAGGAAGAAATCACCTGACTGAAAAACTGATGCTTCACATCTGTTCTATTCATCCTCTTTTTAAATCCATCATCAGGTACAAGGAAAATATACAGCCAAGCAGGCGTACAACAGTCAATCGAGATTAACGACCCGTTCTCATATACTGGGGCCAGCGTTTAGGTCAGAGAAAGGTACTAATCTAAAGTTAATGGGTTTGAGTTTGAAGTCGTAGAGGTTCAGAGTCATTTGGGTGATGATATTTGCCATGGCGACAGATGTTGTTCTTTTTCCAAACCGGTAATGGACTTCTCTCATTGGCTGCTTTCAAGTGAAAATTCATAGACGCAAACCGTGGATAATCGGGGCCGAATGCGTTTCAAAAGGATTAAGTATCCAGTTCAATCTACTAAACAAGGCGTAACATGCAGGAAGTCCCTTTGAAAGCCTCTAAAGATTCCTGTTTCACGGCGTTGCATCATGCAAGGCAGTGccctgggagaggggggagataaGGGAGAGATGAAGGGGGAGCGTCCCTGCAACATTTACAACATGTTCCCCAAAGCCGCCGGCACAAATGCCAGCGGAATATCAATAAGACGCTCTCTCCGCAACGCTGCGAGCGAACGGCTTGTCGAGCTGTCGCTTCAGCCCAAGTGACAAACTGTCACGTCTCCATGAGAGCCGCATGCTGTCGGTTACAACCCGGATACCATCAGCACTCACGTCAGCGCAGCCCGGCTCTCCACTAATTCACAAATCCGCCGTCGGACGACTGAAGTGGTAGTCATTTCTCTAATGTTCATTCTGGGTGGGCTCCGTGGTGGCACAGTGGGTAAAGTATTAGACTTTGGTTCAATGCAGCTGCCCACCGAGgacccagagacagagacacaagtTTACTCACACGgggcacaaacacacccacccgcataaacacacagaccgcGGTGCATTTGAGCAGTCCGAATGACAGAAAGAAGGGGGTTAGACATCTAACACAGAAAGCTTCCCAGGGCACCTCACCTGCACTGGAAGCTGGTAGCCAGGCCGGTCTTCTTCCTGCACAGGTAACAGTGTTTGGAACTCTTCTTCCTCGAGCTGACGGGAGCCTTCACCGGAGGAAGGAGGTACGTGGGGTTGCCTGTGAACACAGGAAGTGCAGCTTGGCCTTCATACAGGTGTCTTCCTGCTCTGGCACCATCTCACCAGGCACAGCGCCAACAAATGCTACACTTCGCCTTACGCCTCAGCCGAAAACACTACAGACACCGCTGGCGCTCTTCCCTGCAACTTTCAATTAAACTCATTTGAAAGTCTAATGCAAACTTcaaatccttttttatttttttatttttttaatgagcaaCTGAATTTAAGCACGGCATACTTTCCAAAAGTGATGTAAATATTGTGGAGAAATGCACCATGCCCTGAATTGATATTCAAGGGGGTTCATTCAATTTCACTGGCGATTAGTGGCAGTACTGTAACAGGGATATATAGTACACAGTCTACCAAagtccatctgtgtgtgtgtgtgtgtatgtgtgagacatTACTCTGCTCTCACAGCTCTCATTCTGTATTGATATTCAAAGACGGGTGAGATTCATTCAATGCACAGATCATTTCTGTAACATAATTCAAACTTCTACTATTTCTGAAATCAGGAATCGGGTCTATCTAAAAATCCACACAATGAGCTCAGTGACCGGAGAACAGCATGACAAAACACAACGTCAGGCCGTGCAAGACTACAGAGCTCCTGTTGTAATTCTACCTTTGGgtcttttgtgtttgttttattcataatattaAATCTTGTATTCATGTTACAGAATTACACGGCGTACCCTGAGCCTCATCTTTACAGAGAGTTGGCAGCTCATTTCCTGAGACATTAGACTGTGCTTTTCCCATCCGAGACCGATGTCAGACTAGTTTAGCGCATCTCCCTGGTGCGGCCATGGTCTGTGGCTTTTTCTCATTACCACATCCCCATATGCCGCTTATTTGCCATCATTTGTTTTACAGACAAAACAATCACAGGCGTACAGGcgtatggaaaaaaaacaaaacaaacaaacacaccgtaATCATATTTGTGAATAAAGTGGCGGCCCAGAGAGACTTCAGGCGTGGGTGATTTGGGTGCTGCGTCGCTACGCCAATATTCATTTCAGGAGAAACTCTCTCCTAGCAGCGGCCAATGAAGCGGACCGCGGAGAGAAAACAGGTTCACTCATTCCTCGGGCTAGCTGAAGGCACGTCAGAAAGGTAGGCACGTCGAGGTTCATAAGTAGTCCTCCATTACAAGCGAGCAAGTAAACAATGGCCCACTTATGAGCACTCCGGGCTGCAGAGCTACAAACGCAGCCACAGTTAGGCTGAGGAATGAAGACTGTCAGTTCACGGCCATGAATAGACAGATACGGTTCCATTAGTCTTCAAACTGCAAGATGAGTTACCTGACCTCAGCACCACACTGTCGTTGTGTAATGCAAGACCTGCTCTAGGAATACATTCTGCTTTTATTCAACAGTGcttttacagagtaacaggtTCTCGTTCATTTCTTGATTCTAACCAGTTTTGACCATTCATGCTAGCCTGTTCTTCTTTGAAAACCTACACGTTCGGTGAACAATAGAGGTTTCTCCAATGAAAGACTAATGCActcctttctcctctctgtACAGATGGAATGCCGGCCaccttaatacattttaatacataCAATTGGTCTCATCTGATTGGCTCTTATCCGATTGGCTGTAGTTGCTGGGAGCCTTTACATAGGTATGCCcagaccacacacagccatttccaAACATAGTAACTGCATTAATCTACACATTATGTTTAACACCATATGCAGTGGTTTCTTAGATATGTTTGAAGTGTCAATTATAACAGTGATTACGAAAATGGTTAGTGGTGATACTGTGTGTAGGGTGAATTAAAACGGCACTTCACTTACAAGTTCAAGAAGCTTCGAGCGatggataaataaacaaaccaaaaacaattCAAACTGCTAAATGAGATCGTACAGCTAACAACTTTCAGACTGAAACTGCTGAGGGCAAAGCTGCTGTAATCACTGGGTAGGTGCGTATCTTTCTGGAATAGGATGGCGTTTAATCTTGTGTTTCCGACCCAGCTTCGAGCCCGTCTTCACAATGATAAATAACGCCGCTGCAACCAAGCTAGGCCATACTCAATCCACTTACATCAAATGCTTATTCGCAGCCAACACTGACAGGAATTGTTACCGAGAAGTCATGGCTTTCATGTATTCATATTAAGCCACATCTTGCACATTCTGAACAAATGTTAGCTTTCAAAGTGAAATTCTAAAGCATTCAATTTCACAAGCCTTTTATAAAACTAGTCTTCCAAGCACTTACCCACCACCAGGTCTTTGGCTACATCTGATTTTTCATCCCGCAGTCCAGTGGAATTATCCCAAGAGCATTCAAGGAAAGTAAGCCATTTTAACCAATGTTTTaggaaatcaaaatgaacttgTTAGAAACTGTATTAAaggtaaaaataatgaaatattgtgAGAATTATAAAGGACAGAGCTGTcactcacctcctctcctcACAGAGCTGGTCGGCCCCCCAGGTGATCTGTttgaagactgaaatgatacaaCATTGTCTAAATTtaacacaataataaataaaccgCTCTGAAATAACATGTTTTTAGTTTATAAATTACGACAGTACAACATTGTAATAATGTTACTCATGCTTACATTAAAGTCCAACTTTTAAGTTTGTAATCACCAAACAAAAATGAGGAGTACAGCTATGTAGCAATCAAACACGTCGGTTTTCAATCGGCAAAGGGAATGTGAGatggaatacattttatgtTCCTGTCAACCTcacctgccaaaaaaaaaaaaccagaactGACATATCAATCCATATTCATTTAGCTGGATGAAAAACAATGGCGAGATAAGAATGGATacgtagctttttttttttttttcatagtctATGGACCACACTGCTGCAATGGACTTCTAGAGTCAATGGTTGGGAGTTGGGAATTGTGAGCTGACAAATggaacataaaacataacagGATTGGGTGTTGTGAACAGGGGGATGGGGTGAACTGGAGTGGGTGTTGTGAacaggggggatgggggtggacTGGAGTGGGTGTTGTGAacaggggggatgggggtggacTGGAGTGGGTGTTGTGAacaggggggatgggggtgaaCTGGAGTGGGTGTTGTGAacaggggggatgggggtgaaCTGGAGTGGGTGTTGTGAacaggggggatgggggtggacTGGAGTGGGTGTTGTGAacaggggggatgggggtggacTGGAGTGGGTGTTGTGAacaggggggatgggggtggacTGGAGTGGGTGTTGTGAacaggggggatgggggtggacGAGTGGGTGTTGTGAacaggggggatgggggtggacTGGAGTGGGTGTTGTGAacaggggggatgggggtggacTGGAGTGGGTGTTGTGAacaggggggatgggggtggacTGGAGTGGTGAGCTCACCAGTAAGGGAGGCGCAGGCCCGAGCAGCAGGTCCTCCTGGATGATGTGGATGCTGGCACAGGGTCGGCCCGGCCCGGcctccctgctcctgctccgggagagagaggccagcagccccgccctgccccgcgCGCCGGGGGGCTCCTGGGGGGTCGTCAGGGCCAGGTCCCGGCCCTCGGGCCGAGCGTCGGGGGACTGCGTCCGGAAGCGTGCAGACCTGGAgggcggggtgggggcgggggctgggagagaggaggcgggCCACGGCGCACTGGCGGAGCAGTAGGGCCGGCGCGGAGCGGGGCTGGAGGCAGCGGGGAGGTCCAGGGAGGCGCGAAGCAGCCCTGTTTCCGCCGTGGCCGAGTCCACACAGGGGACCCCCGCAGACCAGGGGTCCATACAGTCTGAGCTCAAAGCCTGCGGCAACCGCGACACGACAGGCGGCTGCTCAGCAACCGCTGCTAACGAGTCCCGTCTACCGGCCTCTGGGGAcggcaggtcaaaggtcacgggGTCACGCCTTGGCTCGCTGACCGATAGAGCCTTAAGAGGGTCGGTCAGCAGCAAGTCCTccatcagagatgctctgcctACTTTGGGGCCTGGCTCTTCTGCAGCACCGTCAGGCAAGCCTCTATTGGCCAGAATGGAGAGAGGCGGTAGGGGGTGGTCTTTCAGCGACTTGGCCCCGCCCACCTCCAGCCGGGACACTTTGGGAGGGGACAGGATTCTGCCGAGGGCGGGGCTCTCCCATGGCCCCTCCCCCTTGGGCTCCCGTGGCAGAGTCTGTCCGACGGGGGTGGGACCCGAGGGGAGGTGGGCGGTGCCTACAGCAAATTTCGGCTCCCGGGCCGGAGGTAGGGACTGGCCGATCTGTGGAAGGATCCGGAAGGGCCGGTGGTGTCGGTTGGGAGCCAGGTAGCCGTTGCAGGTTCGAGGGCCGCCCGGAGGCCTGGGTTTCAACTTCGCAGTCTTCTTGGGCTGGGGGAAGGGGTACAggtcaaacacacaaaacacaagcacacaaaaccCCCAAAACCATCCCCCACTTCTCCATAAACATTAACCTCTCCATAGAggagcatgcatgcatgcaggccTGTTCCCATTTATTACAGAGTCACAGTACAAGTTGCAGTTTATGGCAACAGTTTATCAATCAAAACATTCATAGTGTGCTGCAAGCtggaaaacaattacatttcgCGCCTTGCATCGGTTACACTGCTTAAAGCATGTGCGACTGTGCAGTAGGATCAGGGAAATAATTTATCCTGTGGCGATTTGGAATACAgctgaggcagtgtgtgtgtgtgtgaaggagggAGATTCTACATTTCATACgcagcagtgagaggagggcTGAGGGCCAGTGTGgctgctgcttttttttttttttacaacccaATATTCTGCCTTAACAGTGTGAGCATTTGGACAACCCGACATCGGTCCAcccatatataataataataattattattattatttattcattagctgacactcttatccaaatcgacttacagttcattaagttagtttaaatgtacaataggtaagacttttgtgttaaaacattgttacaagaccattgtaaatcccttcctatcattgaaaaaggctcattgacatgttgactcaccatctgcctgtgttcatagtccttcgggtttgaaaatatgcagttgacaggctggcactctataccaaaacatcgtatagctgtacaataattcaagctcattggagcatg
Encoded proteins:
- the zfand4 gene encoding AN1-type zinc finger protein 4 isoform X1, with the translated sequence MADKKEPPFFNEDNVGPFRFSLPSYETMELLIETLTGTCFQLRVSPFQTLVSVKAKIQRLEGIPVAQQHLIWNNVELDDEYCLHDYNIADGSTLKLVLAMRGGPINTRRVAVDDSAKEMAEYMDGGRDEAWEKAPPNKQVTYLVYREGDQLNFFRVVDRGDGTLTPVSESVRGGSVYNLYTEEEDLAESGSGQQALENSITMSKMKLLKAKMEDMNLNKKPKKTAKLKPRPPGGPRTCNGYLAPNRHHRPFRILPQIGQSLPPAREPKFAVGTAHLPSGPTPVGQTLPREPKGEGPWESPALGRILSPPKVSRLEVGGAKSLKDHPLPPLSILANRGLPDGAAEEPGPKVGRASLMEDLLLTDPLKALSVSEPRRDPVTFDLPSPEAGRRDSLAAVAEQPPVVSRLPQALSSDCMDPWSAGVPCVDSATAETGLLRASLDLPAASSPAPRRPYCSASAPWPASSLPAPAPTPPSRSARFRTQSPDARPEGRDLALTTPQEPPGARGRAGLLASLSRSRSREAGPGRPCASIHIIQEDLLLGPAPPLLSSNRSPGGPTSSVRRGDVAKDLVVGNPTYLLPPVKAPVSSRKKSSKHCYLCRKKTGLATSFQCRCGNNFCATHRYAETHDCSYDYKGAGRRLLQESNPIITAPKLPKI
- the zfand4 gene encoding AN1-type zinc finger protein 4 isoform X2, with amino-acid sequence MADKKEPPFFNEDNVGPFRFSLPSYETMELLIETLTGTCFQLRVSPFQTLVSVKAKIQRLEGIPVAQQHLIWNNVELDDEYCLHDYNIADGSTLKLVLAMRGGPINTRRVAVDDSAKEMAEYMDGGRDEAWEKAPPNKQVTYLVYREGDQLNFFRVVDRGDGTLTPVSESVRGGSVYNLYTEEEDLAESGSGQQALENSITMSKMKLLKAKMEDMNLNKKPKKTAKLKPRPPGGPRTCNGYLAPNRHHRPFRILPQIGQSLPPAREPKFAVGTAHLPSGPTPVGQTLPREPKGEGPWESPALGRILSPPKVSRLEVGGAKSLKDHPLPPLSILANRGLPDGAAEEPGPKVGRASLMEDLLLTDPLKALSVSEPRRDPVTFDLPSPEAGRRDSLAAVAEQPPVVSRLPQALSSDCMDPWSAGVPCVDSATAETGLLRASLDLPAASSPAPRRPYCSASAPWPASSLPAPAPTPPSRSARFRTQSPDARPEGRDLALTTPQEPPGARGRAGLLASLSRSRSREAGPGRPCASIHIIQEDLLLGPAPPLLSSNRSPGGPTSSVRRGGNPTYLLPPVKAPVSSRKKSSKHCYLCRKKTGLATSFQCRCGNNFCATHRYAETHDCSYDYKGAGRRLLQESNPIITAPKLPKI